From the Exiguobacterium marinum DSM 16307 genome, the window TTATGAATTTTTAGGTGAACTCGCTGACCATTATACAAGTGTGGCGATTACAGGATCGCACGGTAAAACGTCAACAACCGGTTTACTCGCACACGTAATGCGTGGCATCGAGCCGACATCATTTTTAATCGGTGACGGAACGGGCGAAGGTGTTGCAGGTTCAAAGAATTTTGTATTCGAAGCTTGTGAATATAAGCGTCATTTCTTATACTATCGTCCAGACTATGCCATTATGACGAATATCGACTTTGATCATTCGGACTATTTTTCTGGTCTAAACGATGTCATCGATGCGTTCCAAGAAATGGCGAAGCAAGTGAAGAAAGGAATCATTGCCTGTGGTGATGACGAGAATCTTCAACAAATTCAAGCAAACGTTCCACTCGTCTATTATGGATTTGGGGATCATAACGATTTTCGTGTAGAAAATGTTGATTCGACTGAAAACGGAACAACATTTGATGTCTTCTTACGCGATGATTTTTATGGGACGTTCCGCATTCCTGGATACGGAGATCATAGTGTGCTGAATGCACTTGCAGTCATTGCGACATGTGACTATGAGAACTTATCGAAAGAGTTAGTGAAAGAGCGCCTTGAAACATTCAACGGTGTGAAACGTCGGTTTAGTGAATCGGTGTTAAATGATCAAGTGCTCGTCGATGACTATGCGCATCATCCGCGTGAAATTAGTGCGACGATTGAAGCAGCACGCAAAAAGTATGGGGAACGAGAAGT encodes:
- the murC gene encoding UDP-N-acetylmuramate--L-alanine ligase, which produces MNRYHFVGIKGTGMSPLAQILFDMNNEVRGSDVEKAFFTEEALKRKGIEILPFDPENISEDQIIVQGNAFSDDHPEIVRARELGLTIYKYYEFLGELADHYTSVAITGSHGKTSTTGLLAHVMRGIEPTSFLIGDGTGEGVAGSKNFVFEACEYKRHFLYYRPDYAIMTNIDFDHSDYFSGLNDVIDAFQEMAKQVKKGIIACGDDENLQQIQANVPLVYYGFGDHNDFRVENVDSTENGTTFDVFLRDDFYGTFRIPGYGDHSVLNALAVIATCDYENLSKELVKERLETFNGVKRRFSESVLNDQVLVDDYAHHPREISATIEAARKKYGEREVVAIFQPHTYTRLKSFMDDFATALAEADTVYLCDIFGSAREQEGTVTIEDLQSRIEGAHILKRGGTSVLRDHNEAVLLFMGAGDIQTYQREYEEVVKLEA